The following are encoded in a window of Streptomyces griseiscabiei genomic DNA:
- a CDS encoding carboxylate-amine ligase encodes MTVRVGVEEEFHVLDAESGRLVPGAGTVLGRLRGAEFKPELQRSAVEWNSLVHDSLHSLHADLCGARRRLDSAASGLGLAVVAAGTVPFARLTPGDATPDFRYRQMVDEYRRVADEHLVCSAQVHVDVPDRDTAVRIMCAVSPWLPPLLALSASSPFWLGTDTGYASWRTMLWQRWPTAGPVGCFAGADDYDAAIEGLIRSGVIKDSGMVYYDLRPSDHQRTLELRVCDASPRIETVVLIAGLFRALVEDARVRLDGPERVCDGRHEWLRAAVWRAAQSGLEGELVDPVTRRAAPAPTVLRDVLRRLRPTLEALGDWDTVRVLLEEALARGSAAHRLRGVAEEEGLSACVGALAAETRGERGRGGGAATPVRRRPVAAAGAAGAGPAEASAAYSVESVGG; translated from the coding sequence GTGACCGTTCGTGTGGGCGTAGAGGAAGAGTTCCATGTCTTGGACGCGGAGAGCGGGCGGCTGGTACCAGGAGCCGGGACGGTCCTCGGCCGGCTGCGCGGAGCCGAGTTCAAGCCCGAACTGCAGCGCTCGGCGGTGGAGTGGAACAGCCTGGTGCACGACTCCCTGCACTCCCTGCACGCCGACCTCTGCGGAGCGCGGCGGCGGCTGGACAGCGCGGCCTCCGGGCTCGGACTGGCCGTCGTCGCGGCCGGGACCGTCCCCTTCGCCCGGCTGACGCCCGGTGACGCCACCCCCGACTTCCGCTACCGGCAGATGGTCGACGAATACCGCCGCGTGGCCGACGAGCACCTCGTGTGCAGCGCGCAGGTGCATGTCGACGTACCCGACCGGGACACGGCCGTGCGGATCATGTGCGCGGTCTCGCCCTGGCTGCCGCCGCTGCTGGCCCTGTCCGCCAGCTCGCCCTTCTGGCTCGGCACGGACACGGGGTACGCGAGCTGGCGGACCATGCTGTGGCAGCGCTGGCCCACCGCCGGGCCCGTCGGGTGCTTCGCCGGGGCCGACGACTACGACGCCGCGATCGAGGGACTGATCCGCTCCGGCGTGATCAAGGACTCGGGAATGGTCTACTACGACCTCCGCCCGAGCGATCACCAGCGGACCCTGGAACTTCGCGTCTGCGACGCCTCCCCGCGCATCGAGACGGTGGTGCTCATCGCCGGGCTGTTCCGGGCGCTGGTCGAGGACGCGCGGGTCCGGCTGGACGGGCCGGAGCGGGTCTGCGACGGCCGGCACGAATGGCTCCGGGCCGCGGTCTGGCGTGCGGCCCAATCGGGTCTGGAGGGCGAGCTGGTCGACCCGGTGACCCGGCGCGCCGCGCCCGCCCCGACCGTCCTGCGCGATGTGCTCCGCCGGTTGCGCCCGACCCTGGAGGCCCTGGGCGACTGGGACACGGTACGCGTTCTCCTGGAGGAGGCCCTCGCGCGGGGCAGCGCGGCCCACCGGCTGCGCGGGGTCGCCGAGGAGGAGGGGCTGTCCGCCTGTGTCGGGGCGCTGGCCGCCGAGACCCGGGGTGAGCGCGGGCGGGGCGGCGGTGCCGCGACACCCGTACGCCGGCGGCCCGTCGCGGCGGCGGGAGCGGCGGGGGCGGGGCCGGCGGAGGCTTCGGCGGCGTACTCGGTGGAGTCCGTCGGCGGCTGA
- a CDS encoding glycoside hydrolase family 43 protein: MSAVLSRLTAILIAACLLLTGQALTAPDRAVAADPGYLMTHFIGEGATGQQIYFSHSADGLHWNDLNGGGMTLRSTVGTRGVRDPALVRSPDGSKYWIIATDLCIDCGQSWSDSINNGSRSLVVWESTDLVTWSKPWLLNVAGQIPDGRNAWAPEAIWDSATNSYVLYWATNKPLNGVTKHRIYYARTTDFRTITTPQTYIERPGSQEIIDTQIVEVPAGVGNFRYIRASGDGQITIEGSNSILGTWTTLGNLSGIGLTGSQVEGPMWLKFRDRDEWALYLDQYAAGKGYMPVLTTSPSTPATSGSYRLPAAGTFGLGGTKKRHGSILNLTAAEETRIQTRWADVPGRRLQSFNFQDRYVRHANFDVRIDQNVTNDDARFRTRPGLAGTGTVSFESVNFPGHYLRHDGADFQLVQNDGTAQFAADATFRQVAGLADSTWSSYQSYNHPDRYIRHYAFQLKLETITNATGRSDATFRLVG; the protein is encoded by the coding sequence ATGTCCGCGGTTCTCTCCAGACTCACGGCGATCCTGATCGCCGCGTGTCTGCTCCTCACCGGTCAGGCCCTGACCGCCCCGGACCGGGCCGTCGCGGCCGATCCGGGGTATCTGATGACGCACTTCATCGGGGAGGGGGCGACCGGCCAGCAGATCTACTTCTCGCACAGCGCGGACGGTCTGCACTGGAACGACCTCAACGGCGGCGGGATGACGCTGCGCTCGACCGTGGGCACGCGGGGCGTACGCGACCCCGCACTGGTCCGCTCACCCGACGGCTCCAAGTACTGGATCATCGCGACCGACCTCTGCATCGACTGCGGCCAGTCCTGGAGCGACTCCATCAACAACGGCAGCCGCAGCCTCGTGGTGTGGGAGTCGACGGACCTGGTCACCTGGTCCAAGCCCTGGCTGCTGAACGTGGCCGGCCAGATCCCGGACGGGCGCAACGCGTGGGCGCCGGAGGCGATCTGGGACTCCGCCACCAACAGCTATGTCCTGTACTGGGCGACGAACAAGCCCCTCAACGGTGTGACGAAGCACCGCATCTACTACGCCCGCACCACCGACTTCCGCACGATCACCACGCCGCAGACCTACATCGAGCGCCCCGGCAGCCAGGAGATCATCGACACCCAGATCGTCGAAGTACCCGCAGGCGTCGGCAACTTCCGCTACATCCGGGCCTCCGGCGACGGCCAGATCACCATCGAGGGCAGCAACTCGATCCTCGGCACCTGGACCACCCTCGGCAACCTCTCCGGCATCGGACTGACCGGCTCGCAGGTCGAGGGCCCGATGTGGCTGAAGTTCCGTGACCGCGACGAGTGGGCGCTCTACCTCGACCAGTACGCCGCCGGCAAGGGCTACATGCCGGTGCTGACCACCAGCCCGTCCACGCCCGCCACCTCCGGTTCCTACCGGCTCCCGGCCGCCGGCACCTTCGGCCTGGGCGGGACGAAGAAGCGGCACGGCTCGATCCTCAACCTGACGGCCGCCGAGGAGACCCGCATCCAGACACGCTGGGCCGACGTCCCGGGCCGGCGACTGCAGTCCTTCAACTTCCAGGACCGCTACGTCCGGCACGCCAACTTCGACGTACGCATCGACCAGAACGTCACCAACGACGACGCCCGGTTCCGTACGCGGCCCGGTCTGGCCGGTACCGGCACCGTCTCCTTCGAGTCGGTGAACTTCCCCGGCCACTACCTGCGCCACGACGGCGCCGACTTCCAGCTCGTCCAGAACGACGGCACCGCCCAGTTCGCCGCCGACGCCACCTTCCGCCAGGTCGCCGGCCTGGCCGACTCGACCTGGTCCTCCTACCAGTCGTACAACCATCCCGACCGCTACATCCGCCACTACGCCTTCCAGCTGAAGCTCGAAACGATCACCAACGCGACGGGCCGCAGCGACGCGACCTTCCGCCTGGTCGGCTGA
- a CDS encoding ATP-binding protein, with protein sequence MGSDAEGDGSGAPDEYVMRAGYALDGDNGCIADARHHAVAFLDRARTGHQLPVPVRARDLTQLVVSELVTNARKYAPGPVLLELRIKADSVDIVVWDSDPTVPAARTTDPDRVGQHGLEIVKAVAQHLSIDQQPVGKRVTARLALT encoded by the coding sequence GTGGGATCGGATGCCGAAGGCGACGGCTCTGGCGCGCCGGACGAGTACGTGATGCGCGCCGGGTACGCCCTGGACGGGGACAACGGCTGCATCGCGGACGCCCGCCACCACGCCGTCGCGTTCCTCGACCGGGCGCGCACCGGGCACCAACTGCCCGTTCCCGTACGGGCCAGGGACCTCACCCAGCTCGTGGTCAGCGAACTGGTCACCAACGCCCGCAAGTACGCCCCCGGCCCCGTCCTGCTGGAACTGCGCATCAAGGCCGACAGCGTGGACATCGTCGTCTGGGACAGCGACCCCACGGTGCCCGCGGCACGGACCACCGACCCCGACCGCGTGGGCCAGCACGGACTGGAGATCGTCAAGGCGGTCGCCCAGCACCTCTCCATCGACCAGCAACCGGTCGGCAAACGCGTCACGGCCCGCCTTGCCCTGACATGA
- a CDS encoding DMT family transporter, producing the protein MNARASGAYGWLLFTMVLWGSAFPSSKYAVEHVPHEVAALFRFGGGAAVLLLMALFQRPRQAPPLKAVIGACVAGLVGVFGYNALFFWGVTMAPASDGGVMFPALTPVITTVVLILAGRESARPVRVLGLVIGAGGAALFFVTTTAHGVGGPERLMGDTVFLVGAAVWSVYTLLNRKLVVGMDPLQAVMYSTVAGSLALAVMAAPEFGEVRWSGLPTGFWINAVHLAIGPTAVAYLLYVRGIRDVGASTASVMMFAVPLFSTLFSFLFLGESFTWAQSGSALLMLGGAFIAVISGHGSAGKKAAGEAEESADDEVDEVMVKAGAR; encoded by the coding sequence ATGAACGCCAGGGCTTCTGGGGCTTATGGCTGGCTACTGTTCACCATGGTGCTGTGGGGCAGCGCCTTTCCTTCCTCGAAGTACGCGGTCGAGCATGTCCCCCATGAGGTGGCGGCCCTGTTCCGCTTCGGCGGCGGCGCCGCGGTGCTGTTACTCATGGCCCTGTTCCAGCGCCCACGGCAGGCGCCACCGCTCAAGGCCGTCATCGGTGCCTGTGTGGCCGGCCTCGTCGGCGTCTTCGGGTACAACGCGTTGTTCTTCTGGGGTGTCACCATGGCCCCGGCGAGCGACGGAGGCGTGATGTTCCCCGCGCTGACCCCGGTCATCACGACCGTGGTCCTCATCCTGGCCGGACGGGAGTCGGCGCGGCCCGTGCGGGTCCTCGGGCTGGTGATCGGCGCCGGCGGGGCGGCGTTGTTCTTCGTCACCACCACCGCCCACGGGGTGGGCGGCCCCGAGCGGCTCATGGGTGACACCGTCTTCCTCGTCGGTGCCGCGGTGTGGTCCGTGTACACCCTGCTCAACCGCAAACTGGTGGTCGGTATGGATCCGTTGCAGGCGGTGATGTACTCGACCGTCGCCGGCTCCCTGGCGCTCGCGGTGATGGCCGCGCCGGAGTTCGGGGAGGTCCGGTGGAGCGGGCTGCCGACCGGCTTCTGGATCAACGCCGTCCATCTGGCGATCGGTCCGACGGCCGTCGCCTACCTGTTGTACGTCCGCGGCATCCGTGACGTCGGTGCCTCCACGGCCTCGGTGATGATGTTCGCCGTGCCGCTGTTCAGCACGCTCTTCTCGTTCCTCTTCCTCGGAGAGTCGTTCACCTGGGCGCAGAGCGGTTCGGCACTGCTGATGCTGGGTGGTGCCTTCATCGCCGTGATCAGCGGCCACGGGAGCGCCGGGAAGAAGGCCGCCGGCGAAGCGGAGGAGTCGGCGGACGACGAGGTGGACGAAGTGATGGTGAAGGCCGGAGCGAGGTGA
- a CDS encoding Lrp/AsnC family transcriptional regulator, whose amino-acid sequence MPNFDEINRGLLAELQKNARRSNRELARTLGIADSTCLERVKNLQQSEVILGYGAEVNLEALGRGLKAMIAVRIHPKSRHAVESFREFVLGLDEVLDVFVVSGSDDFQVLVAVQDPQHLEDFVLDRIAQFPSVADLSASLVYEHLQRRPVEVIEPKPKRRRPDVSWR is encoded by the coding sequence ATGCCGAATTTCGATGAGATCAATCGGGGTCTGTTGGCCGAACTGCAGAAGAATGCGCGCCGCTCGAACCGGGAGCTCGCGCGCACCCTGGGCATCGCCGACTCCACATGCCTGGAGCGGGTGAAGAACCTGCAGCAGAGCGAGGTGATCCTCGGATATGGCGCCGAGGTGAACCTGGAGGCCCTCGGACGGGGGCTGAAGGCGATGATCGCGGTGCGGATCCACCCCAAGAGCCGGCACGCCGTGGAGTCGTTCCGGGAGTTCGTCCTCGGGCTCGACGAGGTGCTGGACGTGTTCGTGGTGTCGGGGAGCGACGACTTCCAGGTGCTGGTGGCCGTTCAGGATCCGCAGCATCTGGAGGACTTCGTCCTGGACCGCATCGCGCAGTTCCCGTCGGTCGCGGACCTGTCCGCCTCTCTTGTCTACGAACACCTGCAGCGACGCCCGGTGGAGGTCATCGAGCCCAAGCCGAAGCGGCGCCGCCCGGACGTGTCGTGGCGCTGA
- a CDS encoding hydroxysqualene dehydroxylase codes for MGDATRRGFLGTAAAAGGGVALGVPRPASARSGAAPQSVAVLGGGVAGLTAAHELAERGFRVTVYERKALGGKARSMDVPDSATGGRDPLPGEHGFRFIPGIYHNLPDTMRRIPFPGNPGGVHDNLVAPKEMLFARSGGREDIRIPLPWPGSTPAELTPDEIRRALTSVLDTAFNLPLHEALYFADRFLVFLTSCDERRDEAWERTPWWDFVRAGRMSYDYQRVLAVGITRNIVATKAEEASTRTVGTLLEAFAFNLLGRGADGPLDRILDGPTNEAWIDPWVTHLRSLGVEFRVGWTVRDLTLDAGRISGAVMADPEGARRTVTADHYVSAMPVEHARRTWNSAVRAADPQLAACDRLETDWMTGIQFYLTERTPILHGHLDLIDSPWSLTAIAQAQHWPRHDFPADFGDGTVADCLSVDVSEWDRPGILYGKTAKQCTRTEVAREVWAQLKASLNDSGRTVLKDSVLHSWFLDPAVDGLGTPNPVNDEQLLIHPTGTFHHRPRSATRIPNLFLSGDYVAVPIDLATMEGANTSARQAVNALLDEIGSPAERCTVTPLHRAPELEPLKRHDRTRYRLGLPNLFDIG; via the coding sequence ATGGGCGACGCCACGCGCCGAGGGTTCCTGGGCACGGCCGCGGCCGCCGGCGGAGGGGTCGCGCTCGGAGTCCCGCGGCCGGCCTCGGCGAGGAGCGGCGCCGCCCCGCAGAGCGTGGCCGTACTGGGCGGAGGCGTCGCCGGGCTCACGGCCGCGCACGAACTCGCCGAGCGCGGCTTCCGGGTCACGGTCTACGAACGCAAGGCGCTCGGCGGCAAGGCCCGCAGCATGGACGTACCGGACAGCGCCACGGGCGGTCGCGACCCCCTGCCCGGGGAGCACGGCTTCCGCTTCATCCCCGGCATCTACCACAACCTGCCCGACACCATGCGGCGCATCCCCTTCCCCGGCAACCCGGGCGGTGTCCACGACAACCTGGTCGCCCCCAAGGAGATGCTCTTCGCCCGGTCGGGCGGCCGTGAGGACATCCGGATTCCCCTGCCCTGGCCCGGCAGCACACCGGCCGAACTCACCCCCGACGAGATCCGCCGCGCCCTCACCTCGGTCCTGGACACCGCCTTCAACCTCCCCCTCCACGAGGCCCTCTACTTCGCCGACCGCTTCCTGGTCTTCCTCACCAGCTGCGACGAACGCCGCGACGAGGCGTGGGAGCGGACACCGTGGTGGGATTTCGTACGGGCCGGGCGGATGTCGTACGACTACCAGCGCGTCCTGGCCGTCGGCATCACCCGCAACATCGTCGCCACCAAGGCCGAGGAGGCCAGCACCCGTACCGTGGGCACCCTGTTGGAGGCCTTCGCCTTCAACCTCCTCGGCCGGGGCGCGGACGGACCGCTCGACCGGATCCTCGACGGGCCCACCAACGAGGCCTGGATCGACCCCTGGGTGACCCATCTGCGGTCGCTCGGCGTCGAGTTCCGGGTCGGCTGGACCGTACGGGACCTGACCCTGGACGCGGGCCGGATCTCCGGGGCCGTCATGGCGGACCCGGAGGGGGCCCGCCGGACCGTCACCGCCGACCACTACGTCTCGGCCATGCCGGTCGAGCACGCGCGCCGCACCTGGAACTCCGCCGTGCGCGCCGCCGACCCCCAACTGGCCGCGTGCGACCGGCTGGAGACGGACTGGATGACCGGTATCCAGTTCTATCTGACCGAACGCACGCCCATCCTGCACGGCCACCTGGACCTCATCGACTCGCCCTGGTCACTGACCGCGATCGCCCAGGCCCAGCACTGGCCACGCCACGACTTCCCGGCGGACTTCGGCGACGGCACGGTCGCGGACTGCCTGTCCGTGGACGTCTCCGAGTGGGACAGACCGGGCATCCTGTACGGGAAGACGGCCAAGCAGTGCACCCGTACCGAGGTCGCCCGCGAGGTGTGGGCGCAGTTGAAGGCGTCGCTCAACGACAGCGGCCGTACGGTCCTGAAGGACTCCGTGCTGCATTCCTGGTTCCTCGATCCGGCCGTGGACGGACTCGGCACCCCGAACCCGGTCAACGACGAGCAACTGCTGATCCATCCGACGGGGACCTTCCACCACCGCCCGCGCTCGGCGACGAGAATCCCCAACCTCTTCCTCTCCGGCGACTACGTGGCCGTACCCATCGACCTGGCCACCATGGAAGGCGCCAACACCTCGGCCCGACAGGCCGTCAACGCCCTGCTGGACGAGATCGGTTCACCCGCCGAGCGATGCACGGTCACCCCGCTGCACCGGGCCCCCGAACTCGAGCCCCTCAAACGCCACGACCGCACCCGGTATCGCCTCGGCCTGCCGAATCTCTTCGACATCGGCTGA
- a CDS encoding PadR family transcriptional regulator has product MALRNAVMAALLEGEASGYDLAKAFDTTVANFWMSTPQQLYRELDRMEAEGLVSARVVEQERRPNKRLFSLTEAGRKAVHAYTAEPLGKPAVIRDELLVKVQCLDAGDIEAVRRSVSERMEWATAKLARYERLRQRLLDGRSEEAYFAEAERVGPYLTLLRGMSFERENLQWGDMALRRLDQRSAAVRADGTHGRHD; this is encoded by the coding sequence ATGGCTTTGCGGAACGCGGTGATGGCCGCGCTGCTGGAGGGCGAGGCGTCCGGGTACGACCTCGCGAAGGCGTTCGACACGACGGTCGCCAACTTCTGGATGTCGACGCCCCAGCAGCTCTACCGCGAGCTGGACCGCATGGAGGCCGAGGGACTGGTCTCGGCCCGCGTCGTCGAGCAGGAGCGCCGCCCCAACAAGCGGCTGTTCTCCTTGACGGAGGCCGGCCGGAAGGCCGTACACGCCTACACCGCCGAGCCGTTGGGCAAGCCCGCGGTGATCCGGGACGAACTGCTGGTCAAGGTGCAGTGCCTGGACGCGGGCGACATCGAGGCGGTCCGCAGGTCCGTCTCCGAGCGCATGGAGTGGGCGACCGCCAAGCTCGCCCGCTACGAGCGGCTGCGGCAGCGTCTGCTCGACGGGCGCTCGGAGGAGGCGTACTTCGCCGAGGCCGAGCGCGTCGGCCCGTACCTCACCCTGCTGCGCGGAATGTCGTTCGAGCGGGAGAACCTCCAGTGGGGGGACATGGCACTCCGCAGACTCGACCAGCGTTCGGCCGCCGTCCGAGCCGACGGCACACACGGGCGACACGATTGA
- a CDS encoding nuclear transport factor 2 family protein, with protein MHPFRKAVESGDMDAVAAMLADDVVFTSPVAFKPYPGKAITAAILRGVSRVFEDFTYTREIANPDGRDHAFVFTATVNGKKLQGCDFLHFDEQGRIDDFTVMVRPLSAAQALSEAMGAQFEQIAQEAAGQ; from the coding sequence ATGCACCCGTTCCGCAAAGCCGTCGAGAGCGGCGACATGGACGCCGTGGCCGCGATGCTGGCCGACGACGTCGTCTTCACCAGCCCGGTCGCCTTCAAGCCCTACCCGGGCAAGGCGATCACCGCCGCGATCCTGCGTGGCGTGTCCCGCGTCTTCGAGGACTTCACCTACACCCGTGAGATCGCCAACCCGGACGGCCGCGACCACGCCTTCGTCTTCACCGCCACCGTCAACGGCAAGAAGCTCCAGGGCTGCGACTTCCTGCACTTCGACGAGCAGGGCAGGATCGACGACTTCACGGTGATGGTGCGCCCGCTCTCCGCCGCCCAGGCACTGTCCGAGGCCATGGGCGCCCAGTTCGAGCAGATCGCTCAGGAGGCCGCCGGCCAGTGA
- a CDS encoding helix-turn-helix transcriptional regulator, with translation MDETLGTALRRWRDRLSPVDVGRTSRPGRRAVGLRREELAELAGLSVDYVVRLEQGRATSPSAQVVASLARALQLQPAERDHAYRLAGLLPPQEGTVSAHVPAGVQRMLARLGEFPVGVFSADWTLLSWTPSWAVLMGDPSALTSVERSLVRAVFATGPGRLAAWPVLQDGDSLRTALVADLRTALVDYPRDRALNDLVGELCSASAEFARLWDEGAVGPHVSARKTVVHPQVGEVICDCDVLTVPGCDIRLVVYTVAAGSADAEKLEFLRVTGGVRADGSSPQGPGLFSAP, from the coding sequence GTGGACGAGACCCTTGGCACGGCACTGCGCCGCTGGCGCGACCGGCTCTCCCCCGTCGACGTCGGGCGGACCTCGCGGCCCGGGCGCCGTGCGGTGGGGTTGCGGCGCGAGGAACTGGCCGAACTCGCGGGGCTGTCGGTCGACTACGTGGTCCGCCTGGAGCAGGGCCGCGCCACGAGCCCTTCGGCGCAGGTCGTCGCGAGCCTGGCGCGGGCGCTGCAACTGCAGCCCGCGGAGCGCGATCACGCCTACCGGCTGGCCGGCCTCCTCCCGCCCCAGGAGGGAACGGTCTCCGCGCACGTGCCGGCCGGGGTCCAGCGGATGCTGGCCCGCCTCGGGGAGTTCCCCGTGGGCGTGTTCAGCGCCGACTGGACCCTGCTGTCCTGGACCCCGTCATGGGCGGTGCTGATGGGCGACCCCAGCGCACTGACATCCGTCGAGCGGAGCCTGGTGCGGGCGGTCTTCGCCACGGGGCCCGGCCGGCTCGCCGCCTGGCCCGTGCTCCAGGACGGCGACTCCCTCAGGACGGCCCTCGTCGCCGATCTGCGTACGGCTCTCGTCGACTACCCCCGCGACCGCGCGCTGAACGACCTCGTCGGGGAACTGTGTTCCGCCAGCGCGGAGTTCGCCCGGCTGTGGGACGAGGGCGCGGTCGGACCGCATGTCTCGGCCCGCAAGACCGTCGTACATCCGCAGGTGGGTGAGGTGATCTGCGACTGCGACGTGCTCACCGTCCCGGGCTGCGACATCCGGCTCGTCGTCTACACGGTGGCCGCGGGTTCCGCCGACGCGGAGAAGCTGGAGTTCCTGCGGGTCACGGGCGGCGTCCGCGCCGACGGCTCCTCCCCTCAGGGTCCGGGTCTGTTCTCCGCACCGTGA
- a CDS encoding SDR family NAD(P)-dependent oxidoreductase: protein MTTTFITGANKSLGYETARRLIEAGHTVIVGARDPQRGQAAGDALGARFVQIDVTDDASVAAAADDIRAREGGIDVLINNAGVFGPHLPADQLTAADASAVFEVNVVGIVRVTHAFLPLLRKSAHPVIVNVSSGMGSFELTHDTGRAEGRNLAPLYTASKAAVTMLTTQYAKFWPDVKVNAADPGYTATDFNGHSGPQTVTEGTDAIVELATVAADGPTGTFRDRHGEMPW, encoded by the coding sequence ATGACGACAACATTCATCACCGGAGCCAACAAGTCCCTCGGGTACGAGACCGCCCGCCGACTGATCGAGGCGGGCCACACGGTCATCGTCGGCGCTCGCGATCCGCAGCGCGGTCAGGCGGCCGGCGACGCACTCGGTGCCCGTTTCGTGCAGATCGACGTGACCGACGACGCGTCGGTGGCCGCGGCCGCCGACGACATCCGGGCCCGCGAGGGCGGCATCGACGTTCTGATCAACAACGCCGGTGTCTTCGGGCCGCACCTCCCCGCCGACCAGCTCACGGCCGCCGACGCGTCCGCCGTGTTCGAGGTCAACGTCGTGGGGATCGTCCGGGTGACGCATGCGTTCCTGCCGCTGCTGCGCAAGTCCGCGCACCCGGTCATCGTCAATGTCTCCAGCGGCATGGGGTCCTTCGAGCTGACCCACGACACCGGGCGCGCCGAGGGCCGCAACCTCGCGCCGCTCTACACGGCGTCGAAGGCCGCCGTGACCATGCTGACCACGCAGTACGCGAAGTTCTGGCCGGACGTGAAGGTGAACGCGGCCGACCCCGGCTACACCGCGACCGACTTCAACGGGCACAGCGGCCCGCAGACGGTGACCGAGGGGACCGACGCGATCGTCGAACTCGCCACCGTCGCGGCGGACGGACCGACCGGGACCTTCCGCGACCGTCACGGCGAGATGCCCTGGTGA
- a CDS encoding putative quinol monooxygenase, producing MTNPVVLVATMVAKPGQEELIEKTLTAAAAKVHAEPGCLRYALHRKAGTTGEFVMIEKWASREALGAHMKGAVMREIGAALAQALAGAPDMVFLDAIPAGDPDVGAV from the coding sequence ATGACCAACCCGGTAGTCCTGGTGGCGACGATGGTCGCCAAGCCCGGCCAGGAAGAGCTGATCGAGAAGACGCTGACGGCGGCGGCGGCCAAGGTGCACGCCGAACCCGGATGCCTGCGGTACGCGCTGCACCGCAAGGCCGGTACCACCGGTGAGTTCGTCATGATCGAGAAGTGGGCCTCGCGGGAGGCGCTGGGCGCGCACATGAAGGGTGCCGTGATGCGGGAGATCGGCGCCGCCCTGGCACAGGCGCTGGCCGGTGCCCCGGACATGGTCTTCCTGGACGCGATCCCGGCCGGCGACCCGGACGTCGGCGCCGTCTGA
- a CDS encoding zinc-dependent alcohol dehydrogenase, translated as MKSLMFVAPGRLRFDEVDAPVVVEGTDALVRPLAATTCDLDHHVIGDKTPFSGFGPFPIGHECVGTVVEAGPDCRDVAVGDVVGVAWHIACGTCAQCRLGHTARCLAHGDAQYGLPVNGAWGGTFDELIRVPYADFNLAKLPAGVDPVHLASIGDNLALGWETVMPTVAGISDPRVAVFGGTGSIGLYCVDVAVHCAGARTVYYDDDPVRMKVAEQLGAEVHDINGKREKDFHLAVDASCDAARLRKALLSVMPEGYVNSVGIYFDEVRLPLLALYQRGVHFHNGKGHARPNMTPTLEAVAAGTLHPELVTSGVYGWHEIPEVLTSDRAGHKPIFVLED; from the coding sequence ATGAAGAGCCTGATGTTCGTCGCGCCCGGCCGGCTGCGCTTCGACGAGGTCGACGCCCCCGTCGTCGTCGAGGGCACGGACGCGCTCGTCCGCCCGCTCGCGGCCACGACGTGCGATCTCGACCACCATGTCATCGGCGACAAGACGCCGTTCTCCGGATTCGGCCCGTTCCCGATCGGCCACGAGTGCGTGGGCACGGTGGTCGAGGCCGGCCCCGACTGCAGGGACGTCGCGGTCGGCGACGTGGTCGGCGTCGCCTGGCACATCGCGTGCGGTACCTGCGCGCAGTGCCGGCTCGGACACACCGCCCGCTGTCTCGCGCACGGCGACGCCCAGTACGGACTTCCGGTGAACGGTGCCTGGGGCGGGACCTTCGACGAGCTCATCCGTGTTCCCTACGCGGACTTCAACCTCGCCAAGCTGCCCGCCGGGGTCGACCCCGTCCACCTGGCCTCCATCGGCGACAACCTCGCCCTCGGCTGGGAGACGGTGATGCCGACCGTCGCCGGGATCTCCGACCCGAGGGTCGCGGTGTTCGGCGGGACCGGCTCCATCGGCCTGTACTGCGTCGATGTCGCGGTCCACTGCGCCGGCGCCCGCACCGTGTACTACGACGACGACCCGGTCAGGATGAAGGTCGCCGAGCAACTCGGCGCCGAGGTCCACGACATCAACGGCAAGCGGGAGAAGGACTTCCACCTCGCGGTGGACGCCAGCTGCGACGCCGCGCGGCTGCGCAAGGCGCTGCTGTCGGTCATGCCGGAGGGCTATGTCAACAGCGTCGGCATCTACTTCGACGAGGTCCGGCTCCCGCTGCTCGCGCTGTACCAGCGCGGAGTCCACTTCCACAACGGCAAGGGGCACGCGCGGCCGAACATGACCCCGACGCTGGAGGCCGTGGCCGCCGGGACGCTCCATCCCGAGCTGGTCACCAGCGGCGTGTACGGCTGGCACGAGATCCCCGAGGTACTGACCTCGGACCGCGCCGGCCACAAGCCGATCTTCGTCCTGGAGGACTGA